GctcatttattaaaaactaagaagattcttttaaataaaaataaagatatttctGAATCGACTACTGCTATATTCATTGCTGGTGAAGAGATTGAACCTAGAAAATACTGTGATACTACTAAGCCATTTAGACAAAACAGAtacttcttttatttttcaggTGTTGATATCCCTGCTGCATCCTTGTTATTCGACTTCAAGACTGAAAAATCCACTTTATTCTTACCAAATATTGATTGGGATGACGTAATGTGGAGTGGATTACCACAGAGTATTGAAGAGGCAAAAGAAGCTTACGATTTTgatgaaataatttatgCTGATAAGATTGAAGACTCAATCTCTAAATTAAGTGGTTATTCTATCTACACCACTGACTTGGATAATGTCCATATTTCAAGTTTGTCCAAACAGTTGATTCCATCTGATAAGGATTTCTTCTACGCTATGGATGAATCAAGAGTGACCAAGGATGCTTATGAAATTGCCCTAATGAAAAAAGCTGCTCATATTTCAGACAATTCTCATTTGGCTGTTATGTCTGCTTTaccaattgaattaaatgaaatgcAAATTGAAGCTGAATTTTGCTACCATGCTACTCGTCAAGGTGGTCGTTCATTAGGTTATAACCCAATTTGTTGTTCAGGCCCAGCTTGTGGTACTTTACattataatgataatgaccAAGATTTAGAGGGTAAAGAATCAGTTTTGATTGATGCTGGTGCTGAATGGAGAAATTATAACTCAGATGTTACCAGATGTTTCCCAATCAATGGTAAATTTACTAAAGAACATCGTGCTATTTATGAAACTGTTTTGGATATGCAAACTCAAGCCATGTGCATGATTAAACCAGGTGCAAGTTGGGATGACATTCATATTTTAACTCATAAGATCTTAATTAAACATTTCAGAGCTTTAGgtatctttaaaaataccTTCACcgaagaagaaatttttgaCAGACAGGTTTCTTGTGCTTTCTATCCTCATGGTTTAGGTCATATGCTTGGTTTAGATGTTCACGATGTTGCAGGATATGCAAATTACGAAGATCCAAATCCGTATTTCAAATACTTAAGAATCCGTAgaaaattacaagaaaaCATGGTTGTTACAAATGAACCAGGTTGCTACTTTAATGAATTCTTATTAAAGGAATTTTTGGAAAAGTATCCAGAAAGAAAGGAAGTTGTTGATGAAGAcgttttaaagaaatacaTGTATGTTGGAGGTGTTAGAATCGAAGATGATATAGTAGTTACTAAAGATGGTTGTGAAAATATGAATAGTTTAACTTCAGATCCTGacgaaattgaaaaaatcgTTTCTGAAGGTTTAAAGAAAAGCCGTTCCGACTTCCACGTCATTGTTTAAAGTTATGATATGTACGATATATATAATGCTGGATAATATCCTATTTAGTTGATTATAATGAATACccaattttatattttttcactaTTATGAATCCTTAAACACAAAACAATGTGGTCAAgttgaataatttagatctatattaaaaaatatgaagaaaaagtagtataaataaaaacataaaaaatgaggtaaataaatatttcgTGTATAAAGTTTATGTGATAACCACAACCAGAacataaaagaaaatagatgggaataaaaatactaaaaaaaacattaaaaCATGAATTTCATACCAGGTTGGAATTCAGTAGCGTTGCAGAGATGTAACTTTCTTGAATACTCATGGAATCAGTCTGCTTTAGTTTTCTAATTTCTATAAGGGCATCATCAATAGATgagaaataatttaaatcatcaaGATCAGCATAGGATGAACTTTCATTGTTTGGATCTATTGGTGGAACTGGAGGTAATTCAATTAAGTCAATTATGCCAGAAGCTTGTATACGATTTCTGATATTTTCTCTAAATGAAacatttacaaaaaaaatgtgGCTTCCTGATCGTCTATAAGACAAtactatttcttttaaaatttcagtTGCAGACGAATCCATCAATGTCATTCCTTGAAgatcaaatataatatatttcgGTTGAAAAAGGGtatctttcaaaattttacCGGGATGAGCAGTATGTGTTCCTAATCTTTCAAATCTATTtaacttttcttttaaatcttcaCAATTTGTAAACGTTAATGGTTCAGGTATTTTAACAATTAAAGTCTGTTCATTAGTTAATGAACAACGGAAGCATTCATCTGCAGAATTTCTTCTGGACTCCGGACGATAGTCGCTGGACCGAGTGCTCTttatgttattattactattaatattggaaTTGTCAATTGAAGGAGGGTTACTGATACTAGTAATTAGTGGGGCATCAGtgtaaatttgaattcttgATTTGGCAGaatgtttaataatattcaaaatggAATAAACACAACCAATATACATACTTGTCTCCACtgaataaaatatagaagTCATAAAGGTTaatacaattaaaaataattcattatagCCACGACATCTCCAATGAAAAGAAACTTCCTTTGGGATTTCTTCTAATAACGTAAAACCTATTACTGTAGTAATAACTGAAAGAATACAAACAGGAATATAATGAATGACAGgcattaaaaataatatagcTAAAATAGTAGTAAGCCCCATGAATACCCCtgataataaagttttACCACCCGATAGAGCATTTATTTTAGATCTACCATATCCACCAAATGAAGGTAAAGCACCTAACGTGGAAATAACTATATTCGATAATCCTAGTGCTACTAGTTCTCTATTTGAAGATACAGATCTTTCAGAAGAAGCACCTAATGCCTTTGAAGCAGTAGTTGATTCGAAGAAACCAAAAATTGCTGTTATAATGCCAATATTGAAAACAACATGGATTAAACCTCTATTCTTGTTGGACAGTGGATTATggaaaatagaattttcatttgatttaaaatcacCTAAGATATCTATATCATAAGTATCAGCAAAATCTAATTTATACGATAAGATTAAGACTGTTGTTAGAACGATTAATATTTCCGGAATAAAAATCAGCCATCTATGCCTGTGcattaatacttttttgAAAGCTCtaactattaataatataattatactAATAAAGCTGATTAATGTCGTTGGCACATGAAAGTTTTGGAAAGCATATTTCCAAAGAAATACGATTTTAAGGAATGGTGTATTATAATGCTCTGGGGTATCGGCTAAAATATCCcccaattttaattcattaatcaATGAATCAATAATCATTACGAAACCAACAGAACCAATAAATCCATGTAGTAATgctttatttaatatattccCCAAATATCCCAAACGGAAAATAccagaaattaataaaatcgTACCCGATATTAAAGTGACGGCTATTACGATTAAAATAGGGTCTAAATCTGGATTGTGTTTTTTGCATGATTGGACACATTGACCAATGACTAATGAAATAGCACCCTCTGGGCCTACAATCATTTGAGGTGTGGATCCAAAAATAGCATAAAAAAATGGTGAAACAGCTAAGGCATATAGACCTGATAATGGATCAACATGAGCTATAGATGTAGCATATGATAATGCTAATGGTATTTGAAATGAGGCAATTGTTATTCCTGCCATTAAATCTCCAACAAGGATGGTTCTTGTATAATTTGGTAGCCAATACAAGCAGGGCAAATAGTATCTAATTAATTCAATCCAAGTTGGAGGGCCTAATTGAATAGAGTTCCCTATGATTGAATGATGGTCTACCATATGCATAGCAGAATTTGTGTTATTTCCGTTATTGTGATGAAAGGCATTGCTATCACTTCTAATGAACATATTAGAAATCGTTGATTGATTTAAAGTATCAGAAGAGGCCCCTCTGAATATTGAAGTAGAATTGTTTTTTAGAGATCCCATGCTTTGTTTTTGATCACAATTACAGAACCGAATTGTATCGTCAGGAGGTGTATTTGAGTATGGTTTTGTATTGGATCCTAAATCGTGATCTGGCTCCATTTGATACTGGGAAATTGAATACTATTCTATTTTATcctattttttattttactttgTTGAAGATCTAAAAGGATCTAAATAGTGAATGAAAAGTTATTATCTTAGTTCAATATCGTTATATCTTCTTTTACA
This DNA window, taken from Henningerozyma blattae CBS 6284 chromosome 3, complete genome, encodes the following:
- the TBLA0C05260 gene encoding aminopeptidase P family protein (similar to Saccharomyces cerevisiae YFR006W; ancestral locus Anc_8.98); translated protein: MLFFITCLSVTFSFVLFFAFKRQEKRISRSRTHPKGSEIIQKEKHEYKDEIVEMLPLADVNDMPTSIRGKKYPAKAHLLKTKKILLNKNKDISESTTAIFIAGEEIEPRKYCDTTKPFRQNRYFFYFSGVDIPAASLLFDFKTEKSTLFLPNIDWDDVMWSGLPQSIEEAKEAYDFDEIIYADKIEDSISKLSGYSIYTTDLDNVHISSLSKQLIPSDKDFFYAMDESRVTKDAYEIALMKKAAHISDNSHLAVMSALPIELNEMQIEAEFCYHATRQGGRSLGYNPICCSGPACGTLHYNDNDQDLEGKESVLIDAGAEWRNYNSDVTRCFPINGKFTKEHRAIYETVLDMQTQAMCMIKPGASWDDIHILTHKILIKHFRALGIFKNTFTEEEIFDRQVSCAFYPHGLGHMLGLDVHDVAGYANYEDPNPYFKYLRIRRKLQENMVVTNEPGCYFNEFLLKEFLEKYPERKEVVDEDVLKKYMYVGGVRIEDDIVVTKDGCENMNSLTSDPDEIEKIVSEGLKKSRSDFHVIV
- the TBLA0C05270 gene encoding uncharacterized protein (similar to Saccharomyces cerevisiae YPR003C; ancestral locus Anc_8.99); this translates as MEPDHDLGSNTKPYSNTPPDDTIRFCNCDQKQSMGSLKNNSTSIFRGASSDTLNQSTISNMFIRSDSNAFHHNNGNNTNSAMHMVDHHSIIGNSIQLGPPTWIELIRYYLPCLYWLPNYTRTILVGDLMAGITIASFQIPLALSYATSIAHVDPLSGLYALAVSPFFYAIFGSTPQMIVGPEGAISLVIGQCVQSCKKHNPDLDPILIVIAVTLISGTILLISGIFRLGYLGNILNKALLHGFIGSVGFVMIIDSLINELKLGDILADTPEHYNTPFLKIVFLWKYAFQNFHVPTTLISFISIIILLIVRAFKKVLMHRHRWLIFIPEILIVLTTVLILSYKLDFADTYDIDILGDFKSNENSIFHNPLSNKNRGLIHVVFNIGIITAIFGFFESTTASKALGASSERSVSSNRELVALGLSNIVISTLGALPSFGGYGRSKINALSGGKTLLSGVFMGLTTILAILFLMPVIHYIPVCILSVITTVIGFTLLEEIPKEVSFHWRCRGYNELFLIVLTFMTSIFYSVETSMYIGCVYSILNIIKHSAKSRIQIYTDAPLITSISNPPSIDNSNINSNNNIKSTRSSDYRPESRRNSADECFRCSLTNEQTLIVKIPEPLTFTNCEDLKEKLNRFERLGTHTAHPGKILKDTLFQPKYIIFDLQGMTLMDSSATEILKEIVLSYRRSGSHIFFVNVSFRENIRNRIQASGIIDLIELPPVPPIDPNNESSSYADLDDLNYFSSIDDALIEIRKLKQTDSMSIQESYISATLLNSNLV